The Lentzea guizhouensis genome contains a region encoding:
- the murJ gene encoding murein biosynthesis integral membrane protein MurJ, with the protein MSETATTTEPGKQQAPSVARASGSMAIATIVSRVTGLLSKVLLIAVIGGDILNTSYQAATTLPTMINELLLGGILTSVAIPLLVRAEKEDGDGGESYAQWLISTGAAVLGVGTLVAVACAPLLTDLFIADSPKANPALVTAFAYLVLPGIVFYGLTALLSAVLNARHVFGVPTWAPVLNNVVVIVVLAVYALLPGELTLNPVRMTDVHLLVLGLGTALGVAVQAIVLFPALRRTGFRFKWRFGWDSRLSEFGGLAFWVLLYVALGFVSMMILTNVATHSETALVAFNYQWLISQVPYGVLGVSLLTALMPKMSRAAANNDNDAIVRDLLFGNRMSSILLMPFSALMTVSGVAIGLAAFAWGEAGTETGTRIGLALALSAFGLVPYAITLLQLRVFYAMKDARTPTLIQALIVAVRIGLLYLFLAVAEPEQLAVGVSLAMSLSFVFGAVVGQVWLRVRLGRLRTGFTIWTICLTVVASSIALAVAKGAFWLVESAIGLGNPVLAAWVEVVLVTAIGLPLAFGLLAAFRVPEMKPAINKINRLVRRR; encoded by the coding sequence GTGAGCGAGACAGCCACGACCACCGAACCAGGGAAGCAGCAGGCACCCTCCGTCGCCAGGGCCAGCGGGTCCATGGCGATCGCGACGATCGTCAGCCGCGTCACCGGCCTGCTGTCGAAGGTGCTGCTGATCGCGGTGATCGGCGGCGACATCCTGAACACGTCGTACCAGGCCGCCACGACGTTGCCGACGATGATCAACGAGCTGCTCCTCGGCGGCATCCTGACCAGCGTCGCGATCCCGTTGCTGGTCAGGGCCGAGAAGGAGGACGGCGACGGTGGTGAGTCGTACGCCCAGTGGCTGATCAGCACGGGCGCGGCCGTCCTCGGCGTGGGCACGCTGGTCGCGGTGGCGTGCGCGCCGCTGCTGACGGACCTCTTCATCGCCGACTCGCCGAAGGCCAACCCCGCGCTGGTGACGGCGTTCGCGTACCTGGTGCTGCCCGGCATCGTGTTCTACGGCCTGACGGCGCTGCTCAGCGCGGTGCTGAACGCCCGGCACGTGTTCGGCGTCCCGACCTGGGCCCCGGTGCTCAACAACGTCGTCGTGATCGTCGTCCTCGCCGTGTACGCGCTGCTGCCCGGCGAGCTCACGCTCAACCCGGTCCGGATGACCGACGTCCACCTGCTGGTGCTCGGCCTCGGCACCGCACTCGGCGTGGCGGTCCAGGCGATCGTGCTGTTCCCCGCGCTGCGCAGGACCGGGTTCCGGTTCAAGTGGCGGTTCGGCTGGGACTCGCGGCTCTCGGAGTTCGGCGGCCTGGCGTTCTGGGTGCTGCTCTACGTGGCGCTCGGCTTCGTCAGCATGATGATCCTGACGAACGTCGCGACCCACTCCGAGACCGCGCTGGTGGCGTTCAACTACCAGTGGCTGATCTCCCAGGTGCCCTACGGCGTGCTCGGCGTCTCGCTGCTCACGGCGCTGATGCCGAAGATGAGCAGGGCCGCCGCGAACAACGACAACGACGCCATCGTGCGCGACCTGCTGTTCGGCAACCGCATGTCGTCGATCCTGCTGATGCCGTTCAGCGCGCTGATGACCGTCTCGGGTGTGGCGATCGGCCTGGCCGCGTTCGCGTGGGGCGAGGCGGGCACGGAGACCGGGACGCGGATCGGGCTCGCGCTGGCGCTGTCGGCGTTCGGCCTCGTGCCTTACGCGATCACGCTGCTGCAGCTGCGCGTCTTCTACGCGATGAAGGACGCCAGGACGCCGACGCTCATCCAGGCGTTGATCGTCGCGGTCCGCATCGGGCTGCTGTACCTGTTCCTCGCCGTGGCCGAGCCGGAGCAGCTCGCCGTCGGGGTGTCGCTCGCGATGTCGCTCAGCTTCGTCTTCGGTGCCGTCGTCGGCCAGGTCTGGCTGCGCGTGCGGCTCGGCCGGCTGCGCACTGGTTTCACCATCTGGACGATCTGCCTGACGGTCGTCGCCTCCTCGATCGCCCTCGCGGTGGCCAAGGGCGCGTTCTGGCTGGTGGAGAGCGCGATCGGGCTCGGCAACCCGGTGCTGGCCGCCTGGGTCGAGGTCGTGCTGGTCACAGCGATCGGGCTGCCGCTCGCGTTCGGCCTGCTGGCCGCGTTCCGGGTGCCCGAGATGAAGCCGGCGATCAACAAGATCAACCGTTTGGTGCGGCGCCGATGA